One segment of Antennarius striatus isolate MH-2024 chromosome 5, ASM4005453v1, whole genome shotgun sequence DNA contains the following:
- the csrp1b gene encoding cysteine and glycine-rich protein 1b: MPLGGGNKCGCCQKTVYFAEEVQCEGKSWHKSCFLCRVCKKNLDSTTVAVHVDEIYCKSCYGKKYGPKGYGYGGGAGTLSMDTGEGLGITPEVQQPHRPTTNPNASKFAQKASGPDVCPRCGRTAYAAEKVIGAGNSWHKACFRCAKCGKGLESTTVADRDGEIFCKGCYAKNFGPKGFGFGQGAGALAHSQ, translated from the exons ATGCCTTTAGGAGGAGGAAACAAGTGTGGGTGCTGCCAGAAAACTGTCTACTTTGCGGAGGAAGTGCAGTGTGAGGGGAAGAGTTGGCATAAATCCTGTTTTCTGTGCA GGGTGTGTAAGAAGAATTTGGACAGCACCACAGTGGCCGTCCATGTGGATGAAATCTACTGCAAATCATGCTATGGCAAGAAATATGGGCCAAAAGGCTATGGCTATGGTGGCGGAGCTGGGACTCTAAGTATGGACACAGGAGAAGGACTTGGAATCACGCCTGAAGT ACAACAGCCTCATCGCCCCACCACCAACCCAAACGCTTCAAAATTTGCCCAGAAAGCATCAGGCCCAGACGTATGTCCACGTTGCGGGAGAACTGCATACGCAGCAGAGAAGGTTATTGGCGCAGGCAAT TCCTGGCACAAAGCCTGCTTTCGCTGTGCAAAGTGTGGCAAAGGACTCGAGTCAACAACCGTCGCTGATAGAGATGGAGAGATATTCTGCAAAG GTTGCTACGCAAAGAACTTTGGTCCCAAAGGATTTGGCTTTGGTCAGGGTGCAGGAGCTCTGGCTCATTCCCAGTAA
- the LOC137594894 gene encoding troponin I, slow skeletal muscle-like, producing the protein MLMLYYHLNKPFFQRKSKISASRKLMLKSLMVAKAKEDLEQELEEKEEQKLQYLDEKSPPIHTSGMSLAELQKLCEELHAKIDLVDEERYDIEAKVMHNNREIKDLNIKVLDLRGKFKRPNLRRVRVSADAILRSLLGSKHKVSLDLRANLKSVKKEDTEKEKTVEVSDWRKNVEAMSGMEGRKKMFDAAKGLNQ; encoded by the exons atgcTAATGCTTTATTATCACTTAAATAAACCCTTTTTTCAGAGGAAATCTAAAATCTCGGCCTCTCGCAAGCTCATGTTGAAG AGTTTGATGGTGGCCAAGGCCAAAGAGGACCTGGAACAAGagttggaagaaaaagaggagcagAAGTTGCAATATCTGGATGAAAAATCCCCTCCTATTCACACGAGTGGCATGTCTTTGGCAGAGCTGCAA AAGTTGTGCGAGGAGCTCCATGCCAAAATAGACTTGGTGGACGAGGAACGGTATGACATTGAAGCCAAAGTTATGCACAATAACAGAGAG ATAAAAGATCTGAACATCAAAGTTCTGGACCTGCGAGGAAAGTTTAAGAGACCCAACCTGAGAAGGGTGAGGGTCTCTGCTGACGCCATCCTGCGTTCACTGTTGGGCTCCAAACACAAGGTGTCTCTGGATCTGAGAGCTAATCTTAAATCAGTCAAGAAGGAAGACACAGAAAAA GAGAAGACGGTGGAGGTCAGTGACTGGAGGAAGAATGTGGAAGCCATGTCAGGCATGGAGGGCCGCAAGAAGATGTTTGATGCTGCGAAAGGACTAAACCAGTGA